The Pedococcus dokdonensis region CGTGCTCGCGCAGCTTCGGCAGGTGCTCGCGTCCGTGGTGGGCGCAGAACAACAGCTCGCCCCCAGCGTGAAGGCGCGCGCGCACGTAGGCCTGGGCGCCGCAGCGGTCGCAGCGGTCGGCCGCGGTCATAGAGGGTGCCAGTGCAGTGGTCACGTCAGCCTTCCTTTCGTAGCGCCCGAAGGCGCGGTGTCCCTGATGAGACGAGTTGCCCCGGACTTCGGTTGATACATCCGGGAGTTTGTTTCCTGGATGGCCCGTCCGGTGCCGTGGTCAACAGTCAAGCACGCCACCTTCTTCCCCGTTGGTATTGGGTCATCATGTGGGTCATCTCATGTCGCATTGGGTGATTCGGAGATCGGGCGTCCGGTGGATGGGAAAACCGGCCGGGCGGTGGGTGACGCGACGCTGCCGCGTGCCTGCCGGGGCAGCGGGCGACGTCGGGATAGCGTGGGGTCGCCCTGTGTGAGCACGCAGGAGCCGGGCAGCACCCAGCCGTCGCCAGAAGACACCCCAGGAGCACAACACCCTTGGCCACCGCCACCACCGCCAAGAAGGCCGCGACCACCAAGTCGACGTCCGACTACAGCGCGCACCACCTGCAGGTCCTCGAAGGGCTCGAGGCCGTGCGCAAGCGCCCCGGCATGTACATCGGGTCGACCGACGGCCGCGGGTTGATGCACTGCCTCTGGGAGATCATCGACAACGCGGTCGACGAGGCCCTGGCCGGTGTCTGCGACCGCATCGAGGTGGTCCTCTATCGCGACGGGTCGGTGGAGGTCCGCGACAACGGCCGCGGCATCCCGGTCGACATCGAGCCGCGGACCGGTCTCACGGGTGTCGAGGTGGTCTTCACCAAGCTGCACGCGGGTGGCAAGTTCGGCGGCGGCTCCTACACGGCCTCCGGTGGACTGCACGGCGTGGGTGCCTCGGTCGTCAACGCGGTGTCGGCGCGGCTGGACGTCGAGGTCGACCGCGGGGGCAAGACCTATGCGATGAGCTTCCGGCGCGGCGAGCCCGGCTACTTCCCCGACGTCGCGACCGACGACAAGGCACCCGACCACGCCTTCACCCCCTACGAGCGCTCCAGCGAGCTGGCCGTGGTGGGCAAGACCAAGCGAGGCGTCACCGGCAGCCGGATCCGCTACTGGGCCGACGACCAGATCTTCCTCAAGGACGCCGAGTTCGACTACGACGGGCTCGTGGCCCGGGCCCGCCAGACCTCGTTCCTCATCCCCGGCCTGACCCTGGTCATCCGCGACGAGCGCCGCAAGCCGGGCACGGCAGGCGAGTCCGCGACGCACGTCGAGACCCTCGTGCACGACGGGGGCATCTCCGAGTTCGCCGAGTTCCTCGCCCCCGACGCCCCGGTCACCGACGTCTGGCGTCTGCAGGGGAGCGGCACGTTCACCGAGACGGTCCCCGTGCTCGACGCGAACGGCCACATGACGCCGACCGCCGTCGACCGCGAGTGCGCCGTCGACGTGGCGGTGCGCTGGGGCACCGGCTACGACGCCAAGGTCAGCTCCTTCGTCAACATCATCTCCACGCCCAAGGGCGGCACGCACCTGGCCGGGTTCGAGCAGGCGCTGTTGAAGGTGTTCCGCAAGCAGCTCGAGGTGAACAGCCGGCGGCTCAAGGTCGGCAGCGACAAGCCGGAGAAGGACGACGTCCTGGCCGGGCTGACCGCGGTCGTCACGGTGCGCCTGGCCGAGCCGCAGTTCGAGGGCCAGACCAAGGAGGTGCTGGGCACCAACGCCGTCCGCGCCATCGTGGCCAGGGTGGTCGAGCAGGAGCTGACCGCGCGGATCACCTCGACCAAGCGCGGCGAGAAGGCCCAGGCCGCGCTGCTCCTGGAGAAGGTCGTCTCCGAGATGAAGTCGCGGATCAGCGCGCGGCTGCACAAGGAGACCCAGCGCCGCAAGAACGCGCTCGAGACGAGCAGCCTGCCGGCCAAGCTGGCCGACTGCCGGTCCACCGACGTCGAGAAGTCGGAGCTGTTCATCGTCGAGGGCGACAGCGCGCTGGGCACCGCAAAGCTCGCGCGCTCGAGTGACTACCAGGCGCTGCTGCCGATCCGCGGCAAGATCCTCAACGTCCAGAAGGCGTCGGTCTCCGACATGCTCAAGAACGCCGAGTGCGCCGCGATCATCCAGGTGATCGGGGCCGGCTCCGGGCGGTCCTTCGACCTCGATGTCGCCCGCTACGGCAAGGTCATCATCATGACCGACGCCGACGTCGACGGCGCCCACATCCGCACGCTGCTGCTCACCTTGTTCTTCCGCTACATGCGTCCGCTCGTCGAGGCCGGCCGGGTGTATGCCGCCGTGCCCCCGTTGCACCGCATCGAGGTCATCAACGCGGGTTCGAAGAAGAACGACCTGATCTACACCTACTCCGAGAAGGAGATGCGCACCACGGTCGCCTCGCTCGGCAAGCGGGGCAAGAACATCAAGCAGCCGCTGCAGCGCTACAAGGGCCTCGGTGAGATGGACGCCGACCAGCTGGCCGAGACCACGATGGACCCGCGGCACCGCACGCTGCGCAAGGTCACCTTGCGCGACGCCGAGGCCGCCGAGCGCGTCTTCGAGCTCCTGATGGGCAACGACGTCGCTCCCCGCAAGGACTTCATCGTCGACTCCGCGGCCGGCCTGGACCGCGAGCGGATCGACGCCTGACCGCCCACGCACTGTGCGGCATACGCGGCGTTTGTCGTTGCCCTGCTGTGTGATCTAGGCCACTGTGGGGGTCTGCAGGGGCCGTGAAGGGCGGTCCCCGCGACCGAGAGGTGTGCCATGAGCGCTGTCGCCGAAGCCGACACGGGGGAGACCGAGACCGAGCTCAAGCGGGTGATGGGACCCAAGCTCCTGCTGCTGTTCATCGTCGGCGACATCCTGGGAACGGGGGTGTACGCCCTGACCGGTGAGGTGGCCAGCGAGGTCGGGGGAGCGGCCTGGGCGCCGTTCATCGTGGCCTTCGGCATCGCCATGATCACGGCCTTCTCGTACCTCGAGCTGGTCACGAAGTACCCGCAGGCGGCCGGCGCGGCGCTCTACACGCACAAGGCGTTCGGGGTGCACTTCCTGACCTTCATCGTGTGCTTCACCGTGATGTGCTCCGGCATCACGAGCGCCTCGACCGCCTCCCGGGCCTTCGCGTCCAACCTCGCGACCGGGTTCGGGCTGGACAAGGGCAACACCAACCTCGTGATGTTCATCGCCCTCGGGTTCATGCTGCTCGTCGCGGCGGTCAACTTCCGGGGTGTCGGCGAGAGCGTCAAGGCCAACATCGTCCTGACCCTGGTCGAGCTGTCCGGTCTGCTCCTCGTGATCCTGGTCGGCTTCTTCGCGATCTTCGAGGGGAAGACCGACTTCTCCCGCACCATGGTCTTCGACAGCCCCAGCGACAAGAACGCCTTCCTGGCCGTCACCGCAGCCACGTCACTGGCCTTCTTCGCGATGGTGGGCTTCGAGGACTCGGTCAACATGGCCGAGGAGACCAAGGACCCGGTCAAGATCTTCCCGAAGATGATGATCACCGGCATCAGCATCACCGGGGTCATCTACGTCCTGGTCGCCCTGTTCGCAGTCGCGATCGTGCCGGTGGGCGAGCTGGGTGAGAGCGAGACCCCGCTCGTGACGGTCGTCGAGAAGGCCGCGCCCTCGATCCCGATCGACGACCTGCTGCCGTTCATCTCGATGTTCGCGGTGGCCAACTCGGCGCTGATCAACATGCTGATGGCGAGTCGGCTGCTCTACGGCATGGCCAGGCAGGAGGTCCTGCCGCCGTTCCTCGGCCGGGTGCACCGAGGTCGCCGGACGCCCTGGGTCGCGATCCTGTTCACGACCGCCATCGCGTTCGGGCTGATCATCCTGGTGACCAAGCAGAGCGGCAGCAACGTCATCGGCGCCCTGGGTGGCACGACCGCCCTCTTGCTGCTCGGCGTCTTCACCATCGTCAACATCTGCGTCCTCGTGCTGCGCAAGGACACCATCGACCGACGACACTTCGTCACGCCCACGGTGCTGCCGATCCTCGGAGCGGCGCTCTGCTTCTTCTTCGTCACGCCGCTCACCGGACGCGACACGATCCAGTACAAGATCGCCGGTTGGCTGCTCGCCCTCGGCGTGGTCCTGTGGGCCATCACCTGGTTCGCGAACCGCGCACTGCGGGCGAAGAAGACCTACCTGCGAGACCCCGAGGAGCTGGCCGAGCACGAGGGCGGGGTCAACTAGCCCGGACCAGGCCGTCGCTCAGGCGACGACGACGGACTCCTTCGTCCGTTGCCCCCCACCGGCCCGCCGCGGCGGGCCGGTGGACCCCCGCACGACGAGCTCGACGTCCAGCACGTCGTCCACGACGACGTCACCGGCGCGACTGCGCAGTGCGTCGAGCATGATCTGGCCGGCCCGGCGGCCCTGCGCCTCGACGTCCTGGCGCACCGTCGTGAGGTCGAAGATCTCCGCGTGGACGTGGTCGTCGATCCCGATGACCGAGACGTCCTCCGGGACCCGCAGCCCGTGCCGCCGGGCAGCGCTCATCACCCCGAAGGCCATCTCGTCGGAGGCCGCGACGACGCAGGTCGGGAAGTCACGCTGCGCGAACAGGCGGTCGGCGTGCTCCGCGGCCCCCGCCGCCGTCCAGTCGCACTCCAGGGTCCACTCGGGAGGACAGACCAGCCCGTGGTCGGACAGCACCTTCGTGAAGGCCTCACGCCGGTCGTAGGGCGTCTGCAGGTGCGTGATCGAGGCCGGGACCGTGCCCGCGTAGCCGATGTCCCGGTGCCCCAGGTCGACGACGTACCGCGTGGCGAGGGCCATGGCGGCTCCGTCGTCGATCCGCACCGACGGCCAGCCGGGCTGGCGGTTGCCGACCGTCACCACCGGCAGGCCGAGGCGGTCGAGGACCGAGCGCTCGCTGGGCACCGGCGGCACGTTGAGGATGATCGCGCCGTCGGCCCGCTTCCAGAGCATGGTCTGGGTGATCGGCAGCCGCGTGTCGAAGGTGTGGCCCTCGAGGTCGCAGAGCAGGACGTGGTAGCCGTCCTCACGCAGGACCTTCTCGATGCCGCTCACGACCGTGGCGAAGAACCACCGGTTGAAGTAGGGGGTGATCACCCCCACGCCGCGGGTGCGCCCGGACACCAGGCTGGTGGCGGCGGGGGAGGCGACATAGTGCAGCTCGCTCGCTGCGGCGAGCACCCGGTCACGGGTGTGGGGGCTGACCCGGTCGACGCCGCGCAGCGCCCGGGACACGGTCGCCACCGACACGCCCGCGGCCTTGGCCACGTCGCCGATGGTCGTCATCCCACACCTCCACTCGAGGTCTAGGCGCCGGTGTTGCGCCTCAGCCGCCAGACGAACCAGAGGATCAGCACGAGGACCGCGAGGAGCGCGGCGGAGAAGCCCGCCGGCTCCCCGCGAACCTCCAACAGGACCGTCTGGACGACCGCCATGAATGCGAAGAACCCGATGATGCCGAGCAGCATGTCGAGTCGCTGCGCGCGTGCCTTCTGGCCGCCCGTGCCAGTGCCGGGGTTGAAGAGACCCATGATCGCCTGTCGCCTGTCGGCCGTCGCCTAGCCCTTCACGCCGCCGGCGGTCAGGCCGGAGACGATCTTGCGCTGGAAGATCAGCACCATGATGATCAGCGGCACCGTCACGATCGTTCCGGCGGCCATGACCGCCGTGTAGGGCTCCTGACGGGGCTGGGCGCCGGTGAACTGGGCGATGGCCACCGTGACCGTCTGGGTCGCCGGCGTCGAGAACTGCGCCGCCAGGAGGAACTCGTTCCAGCTCGCGATGAAGGCCAGGATCGCCGTGGTGAACAGGCCGGGTGCGGCCAGCGGGATCATGATCTTGCGGAACGCCTGCCCCGGCGTGCACCCGTCGATCCGCGCGGATTCCTCGAGCTCCCATGGCATCTCGGCCAGGAAGGCTGTGAGGGTGTAGATCGTGAGTGGTAGCGCGAAGGAGATGTTCGGGATGATCAGTGCCTGGTAGTTGGCGCCGGTGAGCCAGCCCCAGTCGGAGAACATCTGGAACAGCGGCGAGACCAGGGCGACGCCCGGGAACATCGACGAGCCCAGGATGATGCCGAGGACGATGTACTTGCCCGGGAAGTGCAGCCGGGCCAGCGCGTACGACGCGAACACCCCGACGACCATGGCCACGACGGTCGTCACGATGCCGATGATGACCGAGTGCCACAGCGCCGCACCGAAGTGGTTGCCGCGCTCCGTGGAGAAGGCCGTGCGGAAGTTGTCGAGCGTCACGTGGGTGGGCCACGGGCTGTTGTCGAAGGTGTAGCCGACGTCGCGGAAGGCCGTGACGATCATCCAGTAGAACGGGGCCAGACCCCAGATGACGATCGCAGCGAGGCCGAGGTACATCCGGATCTTCGCGTTGCGGTCGCTCTTGAAGTGGATCTCCTGGGCCTCGGTGCGCCCCGAGGCCGGAGGAGCGGCCGTGGTGGTCGAGGTGCTCATCTCAGGCTCCTGTCGAGGTGGCGTTGGCGGCGACCGGGTTGCCGGTCTGGGCGTCGGGGTCCTTCTTCGGCTTGGCCTTCTCCGGCGGCTTCTGGATCACGTCGGCCCCACCGAACTTGATGAACAGGAAGGCGGTGAAGGCGATCAGCAGGAACACGATCGTCGAGAGCGCGGAGGCGCTGTGGAAGCCGCTGCGGATCTGTTTGATGACCAGCATGGACAACGAGGTCGTGCCGCCGGCGCCTTGGGTGAGGATGGCTGGGAGGTCGTAGATGCGCAGCACGTCGAGGGTGCGGAACAGCACGGCGACCATCAACGGCACCTTGACGAGCGGGAGGGTGATCCGCAGGAAGGTCTGGACCTTGCTGGCGCCATCGATCTCGGCTGCCTCGTAGACGTCCGAGGGGATCAGCTGGAGCCCGGCGAGGATCAGCAGGGCCATGAACGGGGTGGTCTTCCAGACGTCGGCGATGATGATCGCGAACTTGGCCGCCCACGGGTCGCTGGTCCACAGCTGGGGCGAGACGCCCAGGAAACCCAGCAGGGTGTTGGCGATGCCGTCGTAGGCGAAGATGAAGAACCAGAGCTTGGCCGTCACGGCGGTCGGGATGGCCCAGGGGATGAGGATGGCCGCGCGAACCAGGGCGCGACCCTTGAAGTCGCGGTTCATGATCATCGCGAACCACATGCCGAGCAGCACCTCGACGACGACGCTGACGACCGTGAAGAAGAGGGTCACCCAGAGGGCGTCGTAGAACTGTGCGCCGAGGGTGCCGGGGGGACAGTCGACCTCACCACACTTCTGGAGCAACCAGTGGGTGTAGTTCGACAGGCCCGCGTTGCCGCCCTCGACGAACAACCCGGTGGCCGGATCGAGGCCCTGGTCCTTGCCGAAGGACAGCTGGATCGCCTTGACCAGCGGGTAGATGATGATCAGGGTCAGGAAGGCGATGGTGGGGGCCACCAGGAGGAGGCCCTGACGGCCTTGTCCCGCGTTGAGCCCCTTGCTCTTCTTCGGCTTCTTACCGCTCGCTTGGGGTGCGGTTGTCGTGGCTGCGCTCATGCCTGCTCCTAGCCCGGGAGGTGCGTCTCAGGGTGGTCGAGATGGGGGTCGCGTCGGAGCGTCGACCCAGAAGTGCGAAGGCAGGGGTCCTGCAGGTGTGGGGGTGGCCCCGTGGGGGCCACCCCCACACCGTTGGGATGTTGCGTCGGACTGGTTAGCCGCCGGCTGCCTGCATGGCGGCCTGCATGTCCTTGACCGCGGCCTCAGGAGTCTTCTGGCCCTGGATGGCCGCGTAGAAGTTGTCCTGGATGGCCTGGGTCACTGCGGGGTAGAACGGGGTGACCGGACGGGCCACGGCGTTCGCGATCGACTCCTTGAGCACCGGCAGGTACGGGTACTTGGCGACCAGTGCGGGGTCGTCGTAGAGGTCCGCCCGGACCGGGGCCAGCGAGCCCTTCTCCATGTTGGTCTTCTGCTCCTCGGGGCTGGTGAGGAACTTCAGGAAGTCCAGCGCCGTCGCCTTGTTCTTGGAGTAGGCGCTGATCGCGGCCTGGTGTCCACCGAGGGTCGACGTGCCGGGGCCGTCGACGCCGGGGAGCGGGGCGACCTTGAACTTGCCCTTGACCTTCGACGAGGCGTCGGTGCTGGCCAGGTTGTAGACGTACGGCCAGTTGCGCAGGAACAGCAGCTTGCCGGCCTGGAACGACGCGCGGCTCTGCTCCTCCTGGTAGGTGATGGCCTGCTTGGGGATGTCGCCGTTCTTGTAGTGGTCGGCGAGCTCCTTCAGGCCCTTGGCGGCCTCGGGCGAGTCGACGGTGGGCTTGCCCGCGTCGTCGACGACCTTGGCGCCGTAGGCGTTCATCCACTCGGTGGCGTTACACGTGCCACCCTCGTACTTGGCGAACTGGCCCGCAAAGCAGTCCATGCCGTTCTGCTTGGCGATGGAGCACATCGACCACATCTCGTCGATGGTCTTCGGCGGGGTCTTCACCAGGTCGGACCGGTAGTAGAGCATCGCGCCGTCCGAGGAGGTCGGGGCGGCGAAGAGGGTCTTGTTGTAGGTCGACGCCTTGACGGGGGGCTCGATGAAGCCGGTGGTGTCGAGCTTGAAGTTGTCCTTGAGCGGCGTCAGCCAGCCCTTGGCGGCGAACTCGGCCACCCACACCACGTCGACGGAGACGACGTCGTAGCTCGGGTCCTTGGCCTGGAAGTGCTGGACGAGGTCGTCGTGCTGCTGGTCGGCCTGGTCGGACTGCTCCTTGATCGTCACCTTCTCGTTCGGGTGGGCGGCGTTCCAGCGCTCGGCCTGGGGCGCGAGGAGACCGCTGTTGTCCTTGCCCTGGACGTAGGTGATCGGTCCGCGGCCGGTCGCCCCGGAGGCCGCAGGATCGTTGCCGCCGTCATCGCCGCCACAGGCCGAGGCGACGAGCGCCACGGCCACAGCTCCGGCCATCACCGTGAGGGTGCGCCGCTTGTGCATTCGGAGGGCCATACGCCCGCCTCCATTTCTCGCGTGAGCTGAGGCGGACGTGCCTCAGCGGTGAGGTGAACCGTCCTCATGTAAACGTTTGCGCTCCGTCACCGCAATCCAAAGATGCGATCGTTCCGGTAACGATTGGGTAACTGCGGGCAGGCGCCTGCGTGAGGCGTCGGAGTTGTCCGGATCC contains the following coding sequences:
- a CDS encoding carbohydrate ABC transporter permease, with the translated sequence MSTSTTTAAPPASGRTEAQEIHFKSDRNAKIRMYLGLAAIVIWGLAPFYWMIVTAFRDVGYTFDNSPWPTHVTLDNFRTAFSTERGNHFGAALWHSVIIGIVTTVVAMVVGVFASYALARLHFPGKYIVLGIILGSSMFPGVALVSPLFQMFSDWGWLTGANYQALIIPNISFALPLTIYTLTAFLAEMPWELEESARIDGCTPGQAFRKIMIPLAAPGLFTTAILAFIASWNEFLLAAQFSTPATQTVTVAIAQFTGAQPRQEPYTAVMAAGTIVTVPLIIMVLIFQRKIVSGLTAGGVKG
- a CDS encoding LacI family DNA-binding transcriptional regulator — its product is MTTIGDVAKAAGVSVATVSRALRGVDRVSPHTRDRVLAAASELHYVASPAATSLVSGRTRGVGVITPYFNRWFFATVVSGIEKVLREDGYHVLLCDLEGHTFDTRLPITQTMLWKRADGAIILNVPPVPSERSVLDRLGLPVVTVGNRQPGWPSVRIDDGAAMALATRYVVDLGHRDIGYAGTVPASITHLQTPYDRREAFTKVLSDHGLVCPPEWTLECDWTAAGAAEHADRLFAQRDFPTCVVAASDEMAFGVMSAARRHGLRVPEDVSVIGIDDHVHAEIFDLTTVRQDVEAQGRRAGQIMLDALRSRAGDVVVDDVLDVELVVRGSTGPPRRAGGGQRTKESVVVA
- a CDS encoding ABC transporter substrate-binding protein, encoding MHKRRTLTVMAGAVAVALVASACGGDDGGNDPAASGATGRGPITYVQGKDNSGLLAPQAERWNAAHPNEKVTIKEQSDQADQQHDDLVQHFQAKDPSYDVVSVDVVWVAEFAAKGWLTPLKDNFKLDTTGFIEPPVKASTYNKTLFAAPTSSDGAMLYYRSDLVKTPPKTIDEMWSMCSIAKQNGMDCFAGQFAKYEGGTCNATEWMNAYGAKVVDDAGKPTVDSPEAAKGLKELADHYKNGDIPKQAITYQEEQSRASFQAGKLLFLRNWPYVYNLASTDASSKVKGKFKVAPLPGVDGPGTSTLGGHQAAISAYSKNKATALDFLKFLTSPEEQKTNMEKGSLAPVRADLYDDPALVAKYPYLPVLKESIANAVARPVTPFYPAVTQAIQDNFYAAIQGQKTPEAAVKDMQAAMQAAGG
- a CDS encoding DUF7455 domain-containing protein, with amino-acid sequence MTAADRCDRCGAQAYVRARLHAGGELLFCAHHGREHLPKLREHADIVDETERLNETPAVAPLEER
- a CDS encoding APC family permease, whose translation is MSAVAEADTGETETELKRVMGPKLLLLFIVGDILGTGVYALTGEVASEVGGAAWAPFIVAFGIAMITAFSYLELVTKYPQAAGAALYTHKAFGVHFLTFIVCFTVMCSGITSASTASRAFASNLATGFGLDKGNTNLVMFIALGFMLLVAAVNFRGVGESVKANIVLTLVELSGLLLVILVGFFAIFEGKTDFSRTMVFDSPSDKNAFLAVTAATSLAFFAMVGFEDSVNMAEETKDPVKIFPKMMITGISITGVIYVLVALFAVAIVPVGELGESETPLVTVVEKAAPSIPIDDLLPFISMFAVANSALINMLMASRLLYGMARQEVLPPFLGRVHRGRRTPWVAILFTTAIAFGLIILVTKQSGSNVIGALGGTTALLLLGVFTIVNICVLVLRKDTIDRRHFVTPTVLPILGAALCFFFVTPLTGRDTIQYKIAGWLLALGVVLWAITWFANRALRAKKTYLRDPEELAEHEGGVN
- a CDS encoding DNA gyrase/topoisomerase IV subunit B; the protein is MATATTAKKAATTKSTSDYSAHHLQVLEGLEAVRKRPGMYIGSTDGRGLMHCLWEIIDNAVDEALAGVCDRIEVVLYRDGSVEVRDNGRGIPVDIEPRTGLTGVEVVFTKLHAGGKFGGGSYTASGGLHGVGASVVNAVSARLDVEVDRGGKTYAMSFRRGEPGYFPDVATDDKAPDHAFTPYERSSELAVVGKTKRGVTGSRIRYWADDQIFLKDAEFDYDGLVARARQTSFLIPGLTLVIRDERRKPGTAGESATHVETLVHDGGISEFAEFLAPDAPVTDVWRLQGSGTFTETVPVLDANGHMTPTAVDRECAVDVAVRWGTGYDAKVSSFVNIISTPKGGTHLAGFEQALLKVFRKQLEVNSRRLKVGSDKPEKDDVLAGLTAVVTVRLAEPQFEGQTKEVLGTNAVRAIVARVVEQELTARITSTKRGEKAQAALLLEKVVSEMKSRISARLHKETQRRKNALETSSLPAKLADCRSTDVEKSELFIVEGDSALGTAKLARSSDYQALLPIRGKILNVQKASVSDMLKNAECAAIIQVIGAGSGRSFDLDVARYGKVIIMTDADVDGAHIRTLLLTLFFRYMRPLVEAGRVYAAVPPLHRIEVINAGSKKNDLIYTYSEKEMRTTVASLGKRGKNIKQPLQRYKGLGEMDADQLAETTMDPRHRTLRKVTLRDAEAAERVFELLMGNDVAPRKDFIVDSAAGLDRERIDA
- a CDS encoding carbohydrate ABC transporter permease, which translates into the protein MSAATTTAPQASGKKPKKSKGLNAGQGRQGLLLVAPTIAFLTLIIIYPLVKAIQLSFGKDQGLDPATGLFVEGGNAGLSNYTHWLLQKCGEVDCPPGTLGAQFYDALWVTLFFTVVSVVVEVLLGMWFAMIMNRDFKGRALVRAAILIPWAIPTAVTAKLWFFIFAYDGIANTLLGFLGVSPQLWTSDPWAAKFAIIIADVWKTTPFMALLILAGLQLIPSDVYEAAEIDGASKVQTFLRITLPLVKVPLMVAVLFRTLDVLRIYDLPAILTQGAGGTTSLSMLVIKQIRSGFHSASALSTIVFLLIAFTAFLFIKFGGADVIQKPPEKAKPKKDPDAQTGNPVAANATSTGA